One part of the Bacillus sp. FJAT-27916 genome encodes these proteins:
- a CDS encoding stage VI sporulation protein F — protein sequence MDNGFFKNMEKKTGVNMKEIMELANSLQNANFKDEKTVRSVIKKVSQIANKPVPKEMEDQLVNSIIKDGKSLDFNTISKMMNKK from the coding sequence ATGGATAACGGGTTCTTTAAAAACATGGAGAAGAAAACAGGCGTAAACATGAAAGAAATTATGGAATTGGCTAATTCCCTGCAGAATGCAAATTTCAAAGATGAGAAAACGGTCCGTTCCGTTATTAAGAAGGTATCCCAAATTGCTAATAAACCGGTTCCGAAAGAGATGGAGGACCAGCTGGTCAATTCAATCATTAAGGACGGGAAATCCCTTGATTTTAATACAATCTCAAAAATGATGAACAAAAAATAA
- a CDS encoding YjcZ family sporulation protein: MFGCYGYGGGGYGGGYGGGCGGGYGYGGGGYGGGYGSTFVLIVVLFILLIIVGASFC; the protein is encoded by the coding sequence ATGTTTGGATGTTACGGCTACGGTGGCGGCGGCTACGGCGGCGGCTATGGCGGCGGCTGCGGCGGCGGTTATGGCTACGGCGGTGGAGGCTACGGTGGAGGCTACGGTTCTACTTTCGTGCTAATCGTTGTTCTCTTCATTCTGTTGATAATTGTCGGCGCAAGCTTCTGCTAA
- a CDS encoding GNAT family N-acetyltransferase — MNIEWKELDLHDSDSLLNEALSLYDESFPEEVRESHDLFRRSLTLSSSENVYHFLVGLENGKVISMATAHYFARANFGYIVYLAAHPEKRGIGLGKKTIEEMCRRLQLDAKASGYPSLSAVVLETEKETTAHDEEEYAINLKRLKFFESLGFQIAEVEYVQPPLFHGQIPVPLYLQMNILDETASLTPEDIIEVLYKEKYNKVNQISSKELELCLQP; from the coding sequence ATGAATATTGAATGGAAAGAGTTAGACTTACATGATTCAGATTCATTACTTAATGAAGCTCTTAGCTTATATGATGAATCATTTCCAGAGGAAGTGCGTGAAAGCCACGATCTTTTCCGACGCAGCCTGACCCTTAGCTCAAGCGAGAATGTCTATCATTTTCTCGTTGGCCTAGAGAATGGGAAGGTGATTTCGATGGCAACAGCCCATTATTTCGCTCGAGCCAATTTCGGATACATCGTCTATCTAGCTGCCCACCCAGAAAAGCGCGGGATAGGATTAGGGAAGAAAACGATTGAGGAAATGTGCAGGCGGCTTCAACTAGACGCAAAAGCAAGCGGCTACCCATCTCTTAGCGCTGTTGTCCTGGAGACAGAAAAAGAAACAACGGCCCATGATGAGGAGGAATATGCCATCAACCTCAAAAGACTAAAGTTCTTTGAGAGCTTAGGCTTCCAGATTGCCGAAGTAGAATATGTACAGCCTCCCCTTTTCCACGGGCAGATTCCCGTCCCGCTGTATTTGCAAATGAATATTCTAGATGAGACGGCATCCTTGACACCTGAGGATATCATCGAGGTTTTGTATAAAGAGAAATATAATAAGGTAAACCAAATCTCTTCGAAAGAGTTAGAGCTTTGCCTGCAACCCTAA
- the spoVAE gene encoding stage V sporulation protein AE, whose protein sequence is MLAMFFWAFVVGGLICVIGQLLFDIAKLTPAHTMSLLVVTGAVLGGFRWYEPLANFAGAGATIPIVSFGNSLVNGAMQEAGQHGLVGVLTGMFEITSSGISAAVVFGFLAALIFKPKG, encoded by the coding sequence ATGCTAGCCATGTTCTTTTGGGCTTTTGTCGTTGGCGGGCTGATTTGCGTAATTGGCCAGCTTCTTTTTGACATTGCCAAGCTGACACCTGCCCATACGATGAGTTTATTGGTTGTAACTGGTGCGGTCCTTGGGGGCTTTAGGTGGTATGAACCACTTGCCAATTTTGCTGGAGCAGGAGCAACGATTCCGATTGTCAGTTTCGGCAATTCCCTTGTAAACGGGGCAATGCAGGAGGCAGGCCAGCATGGACTTGTAGGTGTATTGACTGGAATGTTTGAGATAACATCCTCCGGGATCTCTGCTGCGGTTGTTTTTGGTTTTCTTGCAGCCTTAATTTTTAAGCCAAAGGGATAA
- the spoVAD gene encoding stage V sporulation protein AD: protein MLSGKQSWLFQNHPVITSTGVSVGPFEGQGHLRDDFDIIHDDLWLNEDSYEKAHRVLLEEAASCAIEKKGLKNEDIQFLFAGDLVNQITPTSFAARTMAIPYLGLFGACSTSMEGLALAAFVVNYRGAEKVLTGASSHNAAIEKQFRYPTEYGGQKPPTAQWTVTGAGTALLEQNKKAASNQIVVKSATIGKVIDLGMADPFNMGGAMAPAAADTIAAHFSDFNLKPDHYDLIVTGDLGKIGQATAQDLLEQKGLKLKEGQFRDCGLMLYKDDQNVQSGGSGAGCSATVLYGHLLNEMKKGTYKRILLAATGALLSPLTVQQNESIPCIAHAVSIEME from the coding sequence ATGCTGAGTGGCAAACAATCTTGGCTTTTTCAGAATCATCCTGTGATTACCTCCACGGGTGTCAGCGTAGGCCCCTTTGAAGGTCAAGGGCATCTTCGCGATGATTTTGACATTATTCATGATGATTTATGGCTCAATGAGGATTCCTATGAGAAAGCGCATCGTGTCCTCCTTGAAGAAGCGGCCAGCTGTGCGATAGAGAAAAAGGGATTGAAAAATGAGGATATTCAATTCCTGTTTGCGGGAGATTTAGTGAATCAAATTACCCCGACAAGCTTTGCGGCAAGAACAATGGCGATTCCGTATCTTGGGCTTTTCGGTGCATGCTCAACATCGATGGAGGGGCTGGCACTCGCAGCCTTTGTCGTCAATTACCGAGGGGCGGAGAAGGTGCTGACAGGTGCATCGAGCCATAATGCGGCCATCGAGAAGCAGTTTCGCTATCCAACAGAGTACGGGGGGCAAAAGCCGCCGACCGCCCAGTGGACCGTGACTGGTGCAGGAACTGCCCTGCTTGAGCAAAATAAGAAAGCTGCTTCGAATCAAATTGTTGTGAAGAGTGCGACAATCGGAAAAGTAATTGATTTGGGGATGGCAGACCCGTTCAATATGGGAGGAGCGATGGCACCGGCTGCGGCAGATACCATTGCTGCTCATTTCAGCGATTTCAATTTAAAGCCCGACCATTATGATTTAATTGTGACGGGGGATCTTGGGAAAATCGGCCAAGCGACAGCTCAGGATCTATTAGAGCAAAAGGGTCTGAAGTTGAAGGAAGGGCAGTTTCGTGACTGCGGTCTTATGCTTTATAAGGATGACCAGAACGTACAATCTGGCGGGAGCGGGGCAGGCTGCTCTGCAACCGTCCTTTACGGCCATTTACTGAATGAGATGAAAAAGGGCACCTATAAACGGATTTTACTAGCGGCAACCGGGGCCTTGCTTTCGCCGCTAACGGTACAGCAGAATGAATCCATTCCATGCATAGCACACGCTGTGTCTATTGAGATGGAGTAG
- the spoVAC gene encoding stage V sporulation protein AC: MAKNNKTPEQKQYEKLEQKYETKRPVLKNCLKAFWVGGCFCLVGQLITYFYIFFFNFTEQTAGNPTVATMIFIAMLLTGFGVYDRIGQYAGAGSAVPVTGFGNSVISAAIEHRTEGLVLGVGSNMFKLAGSVIVFGVFSAFVVALIKQIYQMIIGG, translated from the coding sequence ATGGCTAAAAACAATAAAACACCTGAGCAAAAACAATATGAGAAATTGGAACAAAAATATGAGACGAAACGTCCGGTTTTAAAGAATTGCTTAAAGGCCTTTTGGGTGGGAGGATGCTTCTGTTTAGTCGGGCAATTGATTACGTACTTTTATATTTTTTTCTTTAATTTCACAGAGCAGACGGCAGGGAACCCAACGGTTGCTACGATGATTTTCATCGCGATGCTTCTGACGGGCTTTGGTGTATATGACCGAATTGGACAATATGCCGGCGCAGGAAGTGCTGTTCCGGTGACAGGCTTTGGAAACTCAGTGATTTCAGCTGCGATAGAGCACCGTACAGAGGGGCTCGTCCTTGGTGTGGGAAGCAATATGTTCAAACTGGCAGGGTCGGTTATTGTATTCGGTGTATTCTCTGCCTTTGTCGTTGCGCTGATCAAGCAAATATATCAAATGATAATAGGAGGGTAA
- a CDS encoding YhcN/YlaJ family sporulation lipoprotein, translating to MRKIYLVSITMLLFSIFLGGCAGDSSSKEAIRSLISSVDMDPVYLGGDKEAPLEKIKKTVADHDEIYDVAVVQNGKDILVAYKVKHLKRFKMASIDKDLTSDLNKKFKGYDIVISSDMKIFLEVVELIVQVQDKGYSKEKAKKWFGKIENLEKEMT from the coding sequence GTGAGGAAAATCTATCTGGTATCAATAACCATGCTTCTTTTCTCGATTTTTTTAGGGGGATGTGCTGGTGATTCGAGCAGCAAGGAAGCCATTCGGTCGCTTATCTCATCAGTAGACATGGACCCTGTGTATTTGGGCGGGGATAAGGAAGCGCCGCTCGAGAAAATCAAAAAGACCGTTGCCGATCATGATGAAATATATGATGTGGCGGTCGTGCAGAATGGAAAGGACATATTGGTTGCCTATAAGGTGAAGCATTTGAAACGCTTCAAGATGGCATCAATTGATAAAGACTTGACTAGTGATTTGAATAAGAAGTTTAAAGGTTATGACATTGTCATCTCGAGTGACATGAAAATATTCCTTGAGGTTGTCGAACTAATCGTTCAAGTACAGGATAAAGGTTATTCAAAAGAGAAGGCAAAGAAATGGTTTGGAAAGATAGAAAATCTTGAAAAAGAAATGACTTAG
- a CDS encoding CotO family spore coat protein, with translation MSNKHEQEGILPANAWLDKEQLKLRIMEEEIVEIDDFFTNLAAKEMMERAEGDSKVEGLPFDGGEVPTVLSFGVEKKKDERTELLDADEATSYLNGTKRKKLEDMTKDELVRYLAQIPALMPRPICDFFIEEKTLRGTVEKVKGEFVYIKVAFGKKWIKHPIKQIKGIKIVRF, from the coding sequence ATGAGCAATAAACATGAGCAAGAAGGGATACTGCCGGCAAATGCCTGGCTTGATAAAGAACAATTAAAATTACGCATAATGGAAGAAGAAATAGTGGAGATTGATGATTTTTTTACGAATTTGGCAGCGAAGGAGATGATGGAACGAGCTGAAGGCGATTCGAAAGTGGAGGGGCTGCCATTTGATGGGGGTGAGGTGCCGACAGTGCTAAGTTTCGGTGTAGAGAAAAAGAAGGATGAACGTACTGAACTTTTGGATGCTGATGAGGCGACCTCTTACCTGAATGGTACGAAGCGCAAGAAACTAGAGGATATGACTAAGGATGAATTGGTTCGTTACTTGGCTCAAATACCAGCCTTGATGCCGAGACCCATCTGTGATTTCTTCATTGAGGAGAAGACGCTGAGGGGAACGGTTGAAAAGGTTAAAGGAGAATTTGTCTATATAAAGGTGGCGTTCGGGAAGAAGTGGATTAAACATCCGATTAAACAAATCAAAGGGATCAAAATCGTCCGTTTCTAA
- a CDS encoding ABC transporter permease has protein sequence MAELAGKTELQLDTKPKSPWVEAWIIFKRNRLALVGLGIVLFFVLLAIFAPFIAPYGINEQDLTKRLLPPSADNWFGTDDFGRDILSRVIHGARISLWVGFFSVLGSVIIGAMLGLIAGYYGGLIDTVISRFFDILLAFPSILLAIAIVSILGPSLQNALIAIAVINIPTFGRLIRSRVLSVKQEEYILAANALGMSDGRIIFHHVLPNSITPIIVQGTLAIATAIIEAAALGFLGLGAQAPTPEWGKMLADAKGYLVQAPGTLFFPGLAIMLTVLGFNLLGDGLRDALDPKMKQQ, from the coding sequence GTGGCGGAGTTGGCTGGAAAGACAGAATTACAGCTTGATACAAAACCGAAGTCTCCCTGGGTTGAGGCCTGGATTATTTTTAAGAGAAACCGCTTAGCGCTTGTTGGTCTCGGCATTGTTCTCTTCTTCGTGTTATTGGCGATATTTGCCCCGTTCATAGCGCCTTATGGCATCAATGAGCAAGATTTAACCAAGCGATTGCTGCCTCCATCGGCCGATAATTGGTTTGGAACAGATGACTTTGGGCGGGACATTCTGTCTCGTGTCATCCATGGGGCAAGAATCTCGCTTTGGGTAGGATTCTTTTCCGTTTTAGGATCCGTTATTATCGGGGCTATGCTTGGTCTTATTGCGGGCTATTATGGAGGCTTGATCGATACGGTCATCTCTAGGTTCTTTGACATCCTGCTTGCTTTTCCAAGTATTTTGCTCGCGATTGCGATTGTATCTATTTTGGGACCATCTCTTCAAAATGCCCTTATCGCGATTGCGGTAATTAATATTCCGACCTTCGGAAGGTTAATCCGTTCGAGGGTACTAAGCGTAAAGCAGGAGGAATACATATTGGCAGCGAATGCACTAGGCATGTCAGATGGCCGGATTATCTTCCATCATGTCTTGCCAAACAGTATCACACCGATTATTGTTCAAGGAACATTGGCTATAGCGACAGCCATTATTGAAGCAGCAGCACTAGGGTTCCTTGGGCTTGGCGCTCAGGCTCCTACACCAGAATGGGGGAAAATGCTGGCGGATGCGAAAGGATATCTCGTTCAGGCACCTGGTACGCTTTTCTTCCCAGGTCTTGCCATCATGCTGACTGTCCTTGGGTTTAACTTATTAGGAGACGGACTGAGGGATGCTCTCGATCCGAAAATGAAGCAGCAATAA
- a CDS encoding ABC transporter permease, protein MLSYTIRRLLSVIPVLIGMTIIVFAIVRAIPGDPAQVILGQRATADAIANLTKELGLDRPWYIQYFDYIKQLFSGDLGTSLRTKTPIAEEVWPYIAATLELTFVAMLLAVFIGVNAGIISAWFSNSWFDYLAMVLALIGVSMPIFWLGLMEQWAFSIQLGWLPTSGRENVRDPIDSITNLYLIDTLIQGDFGQFVTAVKHLILPSFALATIPMAIIARMTRSTMLEVMKSDFIRTARAKGVSMFWVVYKHSLKNAFIPVLTVIGLQTGLLLGGAILTETIFAWPGIGRYLYDAINYRDYPVIQSGILLIATAFVFINLIVDLLYALVDPRIKYSK, encoded by the coding sequence ATGCTATCTTACACGATTAGGAGATTATTATCCGTTATACCGGTTTTGATTGGCATGACGATTATCGTCTTTGCAATTGTACGGGCGATTCCAGGTGACCCTGCTCAGGTCATTCTCGGTCAACGGGCGACGGCTGATGCGATTGCCAATTTGACGAAGGAGCTAGGGCTTGATCGGCCTTGGTATATCCAATATTTCGATTACATAAAACAATTATTCTCCGGTGACTTGGGAACCTCTTTAAGGACGAAGACACCAATTGCAGAGGAAGTGTGGCCCTATATCGCCGCAACATTGGAGCTGACATTTGTTGCTATGCTGCTTGCAGTGTTTATTGGCGTCAACGCCGGTATTATCAGTGCATGGTTTTCAAATTCTTGGTTTGATTACTTGGCGATGGTATTGGCATTGATTGGTGTGTCAATGCCAATATTTTGGCTGGGACTAATGGAGCAGTGGGCGTTTTCTATCCAATTAGGATGGCTTCCGACCTCTGGAAGGGAGAATGTCCGTGATCCGATTGATTCGATTACGAATTTGTATTTAATTGATACGTTGATACAAGGTGATTTCGGGCAATTTGTCACAGCTGTTAAGCATTTGATATTGCCAAGCTTTGCGCTTGCAACGATTCCGATGGCCATAATAGCCAGAATGACCCGTTCTACGATGCTGGAAGTGATGAAATCTGACTTTATCCGTACAGCAAGGGCGAAGGGGGTTAGCATGTTTTGGGTGGTGTACAAGCACTCCTTAAAAAATGCGTTCATCCCTGTCCTGACCGTTATTGGACTGCAGACAGGCCTTCTTCTCGGGGGAGCTATTTTAACTGAGACGATTTTCGCATGGCCTGGGATTGGAAGATACTTATATGATGCGATTAATTATCGGGATTATCCGGTTATACAATCAGGCATTCTTTTGATTGCGACAGCCTTTGTATTTATTAATTTAATCGTCGATCTTCTCTATGCACTTGTGGATCCAAGAATAAAATACTCCAAATAG
- a CDS encoding ABC transporter substrate-binding protein: MKKKLLLAMVSIMIASLFLAACSSGDEETKGKSGESGDKKDTLVYGRGGDSTSLDPITTTEGESYKVTINVFETLLTYGEQDTTLHPGLAEKWTPSEDGLKYTLKLREDVKFHDGTDFNAEAVVFNFERWMNGNEEQFPYYTMFGGYKGDEGHVIKEVKATDEYTVEFTLKRPQAPFLKNLAMSSFGIASPTALKEQGDENFSKNPVGTGPFKFAEWKANDSIVLEKNEDYYVDGQPKLNQLIFKVIPDNSARLNALSTGEIDLMDGVNPTDLEKIKSDSNLQAIERPAMNVGYVGFNVTKKPFDNVKVRQALSHAVDKQSIIDSFYSGLAVPAKNPMPDSIEGYNDEISDYEFDLDKAKKLLAEAGYPDGFKAELWAIPVARPYIPEGNKIAQVIQESWGKVGVDVEIKTVDWATYLDQAAAGDYPAYMLGWTGDNGDPDNFLYTLLDKDSIGSNNYSYYANDKLHDILIEAQTEVDQEKRNELYKQAQEIIHEDAPWIPLVHSTPLLAAAADISGFVPHPTGSDYFKTVEFK, from the coding sequence ATGAAAAAAAAGCTATTACTAGCCATGGTAAGCATCATGATTGCCAGTTTGTTTCTAGCAGCCTGTAGTTCAGGTGATGAGGAAACAAAAGGAAAATCAGGCGAAAGCGGCGATAAGAAGGATACACTTGTATATGGCCGCGGCGGGGATTCTACCTCTTTAGATCCAATCACAACAACGGAAGGGGAATCTTATAAAGTAACCATTAACGTATTTGAAACGCTATTAACGTATGGAGAGCAGGATACGACTCTTCATCCTGGACTTGCAGAGAAGTGGACTCCGTCAGAAGATGGACTAAAGTACACGCTCAAGCTTCGTGAGGATGTTAAGTTCCATGATGGAACTGATTTCAATGCAGAAGCAGTCGTCTTTAACTTTGAACGCTGGATGAATGGCAATGAAGAGCAATTCCCTTATTACACGATGTTTGGAGGCTACAAAGGGGATGAAGGGCATGTCATTAAAGAGGTAAAAGCGACGGATGAATATACAGTAGAATTTACGCTGAAGCGCCCGCAAGCTCCTTTCTTGAAGAACCTGGCAATGAGCAGCTTTGGAATTGCGAGCCCTACAGCGCTTAAAGAGCAGGGCGATGAGAATTTCAGCAAAAACCCAGTAGGAACAGGGCCATTTAAGTTTGCTGAGTGGAAGGCAAATGACAGCATCGTTCTAGAGAAAAACGAAGACTATTATGTGGATGGCCAGCCAAAATTAAACCAATTGATCTTCAAAGTTATTCCTGATAACTCTGCAAGATTGAATGCATTATCTACAGGTGAGATTGATTTAATGGATGGTGTAAATCCAACTGACTTGGAGAAAATCAAATCTGACAGCAATCTTCAAGCAATTGAGCGACCGGCAATGAATGTCGGCTATGTTGGCTTCAATGTGACGAAAAAACCATTTGATAATGTCAAAGTGCGTCAAGCGCTCAGCCATGCAGTAGATAAACAATCCATCATTGATTCCTTCTATTCTGGACTAGCGGTGCCGGCAAAGAACCCGATGCCTGACTCCATTGAAGGCTACAATGATGAAATCTCTGATTATGAGTTTGACTTGGATAAAGCCAAGAAATTGCTCGCAGAAGCAGGCTATCCGGATGGATTTAAGGCAGAGCTATGGGCGATTCCAGTTGCACGTCCATATATCCCTGAAGGAAATAAAATTGCTCAAGTTATCCAAGAAAGCTGGGGCAAGGTTGGCGTAGACGTAGAAATTAAAACGGTTGACTGGGCAACTTATCTTGACCAGGCAGCTGCAGGGGATTACCCAGCTTATATGCTCGGATGGACTGGTGACAATGGTGACCCGGATAACTTCCTTTACACATTGCTAGATAAGGATTCCATTGGGTCCAATAACTATTCCTACTATGCCAATGATAAGCTCCATGATATCTTGATTGAGGCACAAACAGAAGTTGACCAAGAAAAACGGAATGAACTATATAAGCAAGCACAAGAAATCATTCACGAAGATGCTCCATGGATTCCACTCGTTCACTCTACACCATTATTAGCTGCCGCAGCGGATATCTCAGGCTTTGTGCCGCATCCAACTGGCTCTGATTATTTCAAAACCGTAGAGTTTAAGTAA
- a CDS encoding ABC transporter ATP-binding protein has product MTEQLLKVNGLKKYFPINGGILSRKQGEVKAVDDVSFYVKKGETLGIVGESGCGKSTTGRLLMRLMDPTEGSIVFEDKEIMKMSKSELKAVRRDIQMVFQDPYASLNPRHTVKKILEEPLIVHGVGNKEERGKRIREMMDVVGLSTYHLDRYPHQFSGGQRQRIGIARALMTKPKLIIADEPVSALDVSIQAQVLNLLKDIQAEFGLTYIFIAHDLGVVRHISDRVGVMYLGKLVELANSEEVYTNPLHPYTKALLSSVPIPDPDIKRERIELTGDIPSASNPPSGCAFHTRCVYAMDACKSIHPVYQDVEKGHYAACHLYDDAISNDNKIKK; this is encoded by the coding sequence ATGACGGAGCAGTTATTAAAGGTTAATGGCCTGAAGAAGTATTTCCCAATCAATGGAGGAATCCTCAGCCGCAAGCAAGGCGAGGTGAAGGCAGTAGATGATGTTTCCTTTTACGTGAAAAAGGGAGAAACACTAGGGATTGTTGGGGAGAGCGGCTGCGGCAAGTCGACGACAGGACGCCTCCTGATGAGATTGATGGATCCGACCGAAGGAAGTATCGTCTTTGAGGACAAGGAAATTATGAAGATGTCCAAAAGTGAGCTGAAGGCTGTTAGACGTGATATCCAAATGGTGTTCCAAGATCCCTATGCATCCTTGAATCCGCGCCATACGGTGAAGAAGATTTTAGAGGAGCCGCTAATTGTCCATGGAGTCGGTAATAAAGAGGAACGCGGAAAACGCATCCGGGAGATGATGGATGTCGTTGGATTAAGTACATATCATTTGGACCGCTATCCGCATCAATTCAGCGGCGGACAGCGTCAGAGAATTGGAATTGCCCGTGCCTTGATGACAAAGCCGAAATTAATTATCGCTGATGAACCTGTTTCAGCACTCGATGTTTCGATTCAGGCACAGGTTTTGAATTTACTTAAGGATATCCAGGCTGAATTTGGCCTGACCTATATATTTATCGCGCATGACCTTGGAGTTGTTCGGCATATCAGCGACCGCGTTGGTGTTATGTATCTCGGGAAATTGGTTGAATTGGCTAATAGTGAAGAGGTGTATACAAATCCGCTCCATCCGTATACGAAAGCTCTTCTTTCCTCCGTTCCCATTCCAGACCCGGATATTAAGAGGGAGAGAATTGAATTGACTGGTGATATTCCGAGCGCTTCAAATCCGCCAAGCGGCTGTGCGTTCCATACTCGCTGTGTCTATGCAATGGATGCCTGTAAATCCATTCATCCGGTCTATCAGGATGTTGAGAAGGGTCATTATGCTGCATGTCATCTATATGATGATGCCATCAGCAATGATAATAAAATCAAAAAATAG
- a CDS encoding ABC transporter ATP-binding protein, translating to MGDSVVLDVRELTISFRTDGKEVPAVEKVDFQLKKGEILGIVGESGSGKSLTSLSIMGLLPKPPAIVDSASSVIFNGEDLLKLPEKKMRKIRGNQISMIFQEPMTSLNPLFTVGQQMTEAYRLHHDTNKKKAFAECVAMLKQVGLPRAESMMKNYPHELSGGMRQRVMIAMSMVCRPKILIADEPTTALDVTIQAQILKLMKDLNEKTDTSIILITHDLGVVAEVCDRVLVMYAGKIVEKGNVRDIFKNPKHPYTKGLLKSVPDIRQKDSKLYSIPGNVPKPGTIDNGCVFAPRCEYAMPACGTVSPSLQKISNEGQMVRCLLYQGEGGEAAHDGAVIKG from the coding sequence TTGGGGGACTCTGTGGTTTTAGATGTAAGAGAATTGACTATCTCATTTCGGACAGATGGTAAAGAGGTTCCTGCGGTTGAGAAGGTTGATTTTCAGCTAAAAAAAGGAGAAATCCTCGGGATTGTTGGAGAATCAGGGAGCGGGAAGAGTCTGACGTCCCTATCAATTATGGGACTATTGCCTAAGCCGCCGGCAATCGTTGATTCTGCTTCTTCAGTCATATTTAACGGTGAGGATTTGCTTAAATTGCCGGAGAAGAAGATGAGAAAGATTCGGGGAAACCAAATTTCAATGATTTTTCAGGAGCCGATGACTTCCTTGAATCCGTTGTTTACGGTTGGACAGCAGATGACAGAAGCATATCGGCTCCATCATGATACGAATAAGAAAAAGGCATTTGCTGAATGTGTGGCGATGTTAAAGCAGGTTGGTTTGCCAAGGGCTGAGAGTATGATGAAAAATTATCCCCATGAGCTTTCAGGCGGGATGAGACAGAGGGTTATGATTGCGATGTCCATGGTGTGCCGGCCGAAAATATTGATTGCCGATGAGCCGACGACAGCACTTGATGTGACGATTCAGGCGCAAATTTTGAAATTGATGAAGGATTTAAATGAAAAGACCGATACATCGATTATTCTTATCACGCATGATCTTGGGGTTGTTGCAGAGGTATGCGACCGAGTGCTCGTCATGTATGCAGGCAAGATTGTGGAGAAGGGGAATGTCAGGGATATATTTAAGAACCCGAAACATCCATATACAAAGGGGCTGCTAAAGTCTGTGCCTGATATTCGTCAAAAGGACAGCAAGCTGTATTCCATACCGGGCAATGTGCCTAAGCCAGGTACCATTGATAATGGCTGTGTGTTTGCACCGCGCTGTGAATATGCCATGCCGGCATGCGGAACCGTGTCTCCATCCTTGCAGAAGATCTCAAATGAGGGGCAGATGGTAAGATGCCTGTTATATCAAGGAGAGGGAGGGGAAGCGGCTCATGACGGAGCAGTTATTAAAGGTTAA